Proteins encoded by one window of Blautia argi:
- a CDS encoding response regulator transcription factor, which yields MTQPFSYDVVTAKINAHLRRIYGEYALQERKTVELDHVVLNTETLKLEYLEHTIALTKKTFWNA from the coding sequence TTGACGCAACCATTTTCCTATGATGTAGTGACTGCTAAAATCAATGCCCATTTAAGAAGAATTTATGGGGAGTATGCTTTGCAGGAAAGAAAAACTGTAGAATTAGACCATGTGGTTCTAAATACAGAAACGCTAAAATTAGAATATTTGGAACATACCATAGCATTAACGAAAAAGACATTTTGGAATGCTTGA
- a CDS encoding winged helix-turn-helix domain-containing protein encodes MECLIRAYPTPVKRNELLQLLWDTDVFVEENTLNVNIGRARKRLRELKCPFEIKAIRNVGYVLEKIKDEEND; translated from the coding sequence TTGGAATGCTTGATCCGGGCATACCCAACTCCTGTAAAGCGAAATGAATTATTACAACTCCTATGGGATACAGATGTTTTTGTAGAAGAAAATACCTTAAATGTGAATATAGGAAGGGCAAGAAAAAGGCTTCGAGAATTAAAATGCCCCTTTGAAATAAAAGCAATACGAAATGTAGGGTATGTTTTGGAGAAAATAAAAGATGAAGAAAATGATTAA